Genomic segment of Firmicutes bacterium CAG:345:
TTTTTAAATCATCGGTATACCAATCAATATACTTGAAGGTATCTTCTAAAATATTGATGGCTTTATCGATATCATCTTTTAATAAAGCATCCATATATTGATAATATCTGACATGTGATTTGTAATAGCTATCATAATTATCAAATTCAATGATTTCAAGATCTTCACCAAGCAATGAATGACGAATATTTTTCAATTCATTTTCATAAGCTAATAAATCTTCTTTATGAGTTGTCTTAATTAAAATAAAGCAATCATTAACATAATCTAATCGACATGGGAATAATTCATATAAAGCAACGATGAAACCATAACCAATGCCAAATAAGATAGAATAACTGATGATCTTATCACCGGAAAATACCAATAAAGCTAATAATAAAGCTACAACATTGATCAAAATATATCCGACCATACCGCCTAATAAATAACCATAATGGCAAGTCTTTTCTTTTTTCGGAGTCATAACAAGATGGAAATCCAAAATGTTATTAACTTTAAAAGAAACATCATTATCTTTTCCATCATGTTTAAATATTATCGTCATTCCTAAAAACACTACTTTAGTCACTTGGTAACCACCGATTAAACCACCGATTAATTTACCTAATGTATAAAATAAGAAATTAGCAATTAAAGAAACACCGACAACAATAACAATATATAATGTGCTTTGCATTGCCAAAGAGTGTTGTTGCATAACATTGAGATTCAAAGTTCCAAGTCCAAAGATTAATGCTAAATCGATGACAAGCATTATCCAAGAAAAATTAAAATCTAAGAAACTCTTTTTTATTTGCCCGGATTCATTTGTATTTTTTTCCATATTTGTATTGTCTTCTTTCATAAAACCTCACTTTCAGTTCAACAATTATTATAAACTAATTAACAAATTAAATATACTATTTTATCAATAAGGAAGAGGATACTTTCTTGTAAGTTTGAGTGCTCTTTGTTTAGCCTCATCAAGTTTTTCTTCATCATAAGAGTTAGTTAAACATAAATCGATGATGTTTGCAACTTCTACCATATCTTCTTCAACAAAACCTCTTGTCGTACAAGCTGGTGTTCCAAGCCTGATACCCGAAGTAATAAAAGGCTTTTCTGTATCATTTGGAATAGAATTCTTATTAACTGTAATATTGCATTTCCCTAAAACATCCTGAGCCTTTTTACCAGTGATATTAGCATGAGATTTCACATCTACTAACATCAGATGGTTATCGGTACCACCGGAGACTAAATGATAACCTTTTGATACTAATGTCTTAGCTAAAACATCAGCATTTTTTACAATTTGTTTTTGATAATCTTTAAAATCTGGCTTTAAAGCTTCTTCAAAAGCCACAGCTTTAGCCGCAATAACATGCATTAAAGGACCGCCTTGAACTCCAGGAAAAACATTTTTATCAATACTTTTTCCAAGCTCAATATCATTTGCTAAAATTAATCCACCACGAGGACCGCGCAAAGTTTTATGCGTTGTTGAAGAAACAACATGAGCATAAGGAATTGGGCTAGGATGAAGACCAGCAGCAATAAGACCAGCAATATGAGCCATATCAACAAATAAATATGCGCCAACTTCATCAGCGATATGTCTAAATTCTTTAAAATCAATAATTCGTGGATATGCTGAAGCCCCAGCAATTATCATCTTCGGTTGCACTTCTTTAGCATATTTTAAAATTTCATCATAATTAAGTCTTTCAGTTTGAGGATCTAGACCATAAGAAAAGACTTGATAATCTTGACCGCTGAAAGATAAAGCACTACCATGAGATAAATGGCCACCAGCATCAAGTTTCATACCTAGAACTCTGTCACCATGATTTAATAAAGTACGAAATACCGCCATATTAGCCTGAGAACCAGAATGGGGTTGAACATTAGCATATTCGCAGTTGAAAAGTCTTTTTATTCTATCACGTGCTAGATTTTCCACAATATCAACATATTCACATCCGCCATAATATCGATGCCCAGGATAACCTTCCGCATATTTATTTGTCATTATAGAACCTTGTGCTTCTAAAACTGCTTTTGAAACATAATTCTCACTAGCGATCAATTCTATATGATCATCCTGACGAATTCTTTCTTTTCTAATAGCGTCAAAAACTAAAAAATCTACATCTTTTAAATCTTTATCCGATATCATAAAATTCTCCTTTTATAGAGCTGGTTTCAATAAAGAAAGATAATACTCTTTTTCTGTACTAGTAATACCGAAATCTTCCATTGTTTTATTAAATGGTAAAGAATTGATATATTCATCAAATTTATCCAAAGCAACTTTAGGATCATCTTCATCGAAGACAAAATGACCAAATTTCTTTATCTTATCTTTTAATACTTCATAATTTCTTCTCATGAAAGGTCCTAAAAGCCAACTAAGACCTAAACCATGAGCGATTTCAGGATATTTCCCTGAAATTAAATGTTCTACAAAATGACAAGGCATGGAAGTTAATTTACCAAAAGAAGTAAATCCATTATGGGAAACCGAACCCGTTTCCATCATCGCTTTACGCAAATTTTCATCATTTAAATTATTTAACAATTTCGGTGTTAAATCAACAATATTTCTTATGACGCCAAGAGCAAAAAGATCACAGATTTGATAATCTTCAGACTTGCAAAAATATCTTTCAAAGCTATGCGAAATTATATCAACAAGACCACAGCAAGTTTGAAACTCGGAAACACTTTTTGTTAAACTAGCATCTAAAATAGAAAACAATGGATAATTGGTCGGAGAATTAAAGCCACCTTTGAAATTAGTCTTCCGATCTGAAATAACACAGGAAGAAGACATTTCACTACCGCTAGCAGCAATTGTAATTATTGTAGCTAATGGTAAAGCCTTAGTGGGCATAGTTTTCTTTTTATTGAAATCAAGTATATCACCATCATAATAAAAATTATTGGCAACGCTTTTTGCTAAATCCAAAACACTACCACCGCCAACAGCTAATAATAAATCCGGTTTAACTTCTTTTGTTAGATTTAAAGCTTCTTCTGCATTTTTTAAATCCGGATTAGCAGTTATCCCCGAATAAACATAAGTTAGAATATTAGCTTCTTTTAATTTTTTTAAAATATTATCAAGAATACCAGAAGATTTCAAATAAGAACTACCGCATAGTAAAACAACTTTACTAAAGCCATATTTTCTTATCAATATACCTATATTTTCATAACTAGTAAAATAGATATGCGTAGGATTATAAAAATCTATCATAATTTTTCCCCATTATTATTCATATTCGCTGTGCCAATATATTTTGAATAGACAGAATGATCAGGTAAAGCTTTCCTCTTATTAAAGGCAATAAATCTTCTTACCCACTCTTTAACCATACCATCAGTTACCAAGATAAAATGAACTATTTCATAATCTGGAGTAGTAGAAAAACCTTTTTTCATCCAAAGTGAAATAGAAGAGATAAAATTAGCAAAATAGAAACTTAAAATATAATCCATATCATCGGCACTCAAATATTCAACATCAGGAATCCATTTAGTAATTTCCGAACGAAGAATATCTTTTCCAAGCTTTTGGATTTTATCATACAAAACCCCCGCTTGGCTGCTGGTAGCAATATTGGTAAAAATAACTCTATTTGCATAGATGTAATTATATAAATCCATCAACAATTCACGGATATTATTATAAGAACTATTTTTTCTGACATTGACGCCTTCAGCAATAATTATGGACATTAAACAATCATTTAAATCAGCAAAATAATAATAGAAACTCTGTCTTGAAACACCAGCTGTACGGCATAATGTAGCAACACTGATTTCATCATATGGGGTAGTTTTCAACATATTGAGCAAAGTTGAAACTATAATTTTTGAATAATTTCTATTCATAACATCACCGCCATTATTGTACTAAATATTTTTACAATAGTCAAAAAGAGCATCTTAACTGGATGCTCTTTGAATACTTATATAAATTTAATTAAATAGCGAAATCACCATCTTTGAAAATGACAATTTCTTTACCGTTTTTATCAGTACCAATAATCGAAAGATCTTCAGTACCGATCATGAAATCAACATGTTCACGGCTTTGATTTAAACCAGCTTCTTCAAGTTCTTCAACGCTCATTGCTTCACCATTAGAAACACATTCAGCAAAAGAAGCACCCAATGCCAAATGACAAGCCGCATTTTCATCAAATAAAGTATTATAGAAAAGAATATTCATCTCTGAAATTGGAGAATGGAAAGGAACCAAAGCACATTCTCCTAAACGGCAAGATCCTTCATCAAAATCAATGATGCTTTTCAAAGTATCGTAACCGACTTCAGCACCATAATCAACAACCTTACCATTTTCAAATTTGAGGAAGAACTTATCAATTATATTGCCATTATAAGATAAAGCCTTTGAGGAATAGACAATACCATCAACCTTATCTTTATGTGGAGAAGCAAAGACTTCCTCAGTTGGCAAATTAGGAACAAATTCTGAATTATAACGGCTTTGAACAGCATTAGCAGCAGCAAAACGATAATTGTTTGGTAAACCAATAACTAAATCTGTTCCATTCTTACTTTGATAGTGCAAGCTCTTTAATTTCATCTTATTCAAAGCATTAGCATTGCGATTTAAAGTAGCGATATGCTTTTTCCAACTTTCAATTGGAGTATTATCAGCATCGATTCGACAAGCTTTATAGATAGCTTCCCACAAACTTATTTGAGCTTGAGTTGGAGTAGCTTTTGGGAATACTCTTTCCGCCCACTTTTTAGTAGGAACAGCAGCGATACACCAAGCTAATTCATTGTTCATATAAATTTGACGATAAGGGAAAGTAGCCTTATTAAGAGCACTATTATAAGCGGTAACCTTTTCAACACCGACAGAACTATAGATATTAGGATCATTACCTACCAACATAATTCTAGCCATTCCTCTATCAGTATAAGATTTCATAGCCTCAACATCTAAAGGATTAACCTTGGATAATCTTTTGATAGGGGTATGTAACATCTTTTGTTTGATCAATAAAGGATCAGAATAACTAACTTCAATATTTTTAACCTTATGAGCATATAGAGACAAGGTTAAATAATGGACAAATTGTGCCATTTCTACCGATGCAAA
This window contains:
- a CDS encoding unknown (no significant homology to UniProt), with the translated sequence MKEDNTNMEKNTNESGQIKKSFLDFNFSWIMLVIDLALIFGLGTLNLNVMQQHSLAMQSTLYIVIVVGVSLIANFLFYTLGKLIGGLIGGYQVTKVVFLGMTIIFKHDGKDNDVSFKVNNILDFHLVMTPKKEKTCHYGYLLGGMVGYILINVVALLLALLVFSGDKIISYSILFGIGYGFIVALYELFPCRLDYVNDCFILIKTTHKEDLLAYENELKNIRHSLLGEDLEIIEFDNYDSYYKSHVRYYQYMDALLKDDIDKAINILEDTFKYIDWYTDDLKTKMIAEKLFILLSSESFDEAENYYSLQKKDFQNSIVSCGELSMYRTAVLIEGIINNMKEDTETVVNKYAAYLASHKDLKNARFLKEQELFNKSLAVVNKARPGWNLVIPQVA
- a CDS encoding serine hydroxymethyltransferase (product inferred by homology to UniProt) — its product is MISDKDLKDVDFLVFDAIRKERIRQDDHIELIASENYVSKAVLEAQGSIMTNKYAEGYPGHRYYGGCEYVDIVENLARDRIKRLFNCEYANVQPHSGSQANMAVFRTLLNHGDRVLGMKLDAGGHLSHGSALSFSGQDYQVFSYGLDPQTERLNYDEILKYAKEVQPKMIIAGASAYPRIIDFKEFRHIADEVGAYLFVDMAHIAGLIAAGLHPSPIPYAHVVSSTTHKTLRGPRGGLILANDIELGKSIDKNVFPGVQGGPLMHVIAAKAVAFEEALKPDFKDYQKQIVKNADVLAKTLVSKGYHLVSGGTDNHLMLVDVKSHANITGKKAQDVLGKCNITVNKNSIPNDTEKPFITSGIRLGTPACTTRGFVEEDMVEVANIIDLCLTNSYDEEKLDEAKQRALKLTRKYPLPY
- a CDS encoding putative uncharacterized protein (product inferred by homology to UniProt), with the translated sequence MIDFYNPTHIYFTSYENIGILIRKYGFSKVVLLCGSSYLKSSGILDNILKKLKEANILTYVYSGITANPDLKNAEEALNLTKEVKPDLLLAVGGGSVLDLAKSVANNFYYDGDILDFNKKKTMPTKALPLATIITIAASGSEMSSSCVISDRKTNFKGGFNSPTNYPLFSILDASLTKSVSEFQTCCGLVDIISHSFERYFCKSEDYQICDLFALGVIRNIVDLTPKLLNNLNDENLRKAMMETGSVSHNGFTSFGKLTSMPCHFVEHLISGKYPEIAHGLGLSWLLGPFMRRNYEVLKDKIKKFGHFVFDEDDPKVALDKFDEYINSLPFNKTMEDFGITSTEKEYYLSLLKPAL
- a CDS encoding regulatory protein TetR (product inferred by homology to UniProt), whose translation is MNRNYSKIIVSTLLNMLKTTPYDEISVATLCRTAGVSRQSFYYYFADLNDCLMSIIIAEGVNVRKNSSYNNIRELLMDLYNYIYANRVIFTNIATSSQAGVLYDKIQKLGKDILRSEITKWIPDVEYLSADDMDYILSFYFANFISSISLWMKKGFSTTPDYEIVHFILVTDGMVKEWVRRFIAFNKRKALPDHSVYSKYIGTANMNNNGEKL
- a CDS encoding aminopeptidase II (product inferred by homology to UniProt), producing the protein MKKVKMMKKYADLIAEVGIGANSNQDIVIFASVEMAQFVHYLTLSLYAHKVKNIEVSYSDPLLIKQKMLHTPIKRLSKVNPLDVEAMKSYTDRGMARIMLVGNDPNIYSSVGVEKVTAYNSALNKATFPYRQIYMNNELAWCIAAVPTKKWAERVFPKATPTQAQISLWEAIYKACRIDADNTPIESWKKHIATLNRNANALNKMKLKSLHYQSKNGTDLVIGLPNNYRFAAANAVQSRYNSEFVPNLPTEEVFASPHKDKVDGIVYSSKALSYNGNIIDKFFLKFENGKVVDYGAEVGYDTLKSIIDFDEGSCRLGECALVPFHSPISEMNILFYNTLFDENAACHLALGASFAECVSNGEAMSVEELEEAGLNQSREHVDFMIGTEDLSIIGTDKNGKEIVIFKDGDFAI